A single window of Archangium gephyra DNA harbors:
- a CDS encoding bifunctional nuclease family protein codes for MKTSIPAAFVLAPLSAALLALGVLLLPGFGAPPAHATAAPKDSEACVPKKGGNPGACKELVRLQVRDVIPLVEAQTHAVVLTTEDGALVLPIFVDESAAVAIAFRLAHLRPPQPLSQDLLGSVVTELGAKVTEVRIDDLRDDIYTGRVFLEQGKRKVTLDARPSDSIAMALDGEARIMVTRKVLDEAGISREEIDALREGGPGVGGSGDPNLMDEPMPMDPHHGLPPPGLAPKLAPDKTDEISL; via the coding sequence GTGAAAACGTCCATCCCTGCCGCTTTCGTCCTCGCCCCGCTGTCCGCTGCGCTGCTCGCCCTGGGAGTGCTCCTCCTCCCCGGCTTTGGCGCTCCCCCCGCGCACGCGACCGCGGCGCCCAAGGACAGCGAGGCCTGCGTGCCCAAAAAGGGGGGAAACCCTGGCGCATGCAAGGAGCTGGTGCGGCTGCAGGTGCGGGATGTGATTCCGCTCGTCGAGGCGCAGACGCACGCGGTGGTGCTCACCACGGAGGACGGGGCGCTGGTGCTGCCCATCTTCGTGGACGAGTCGGCCGCGGTGGCCATCGCCTTCCGGCTCGCGCACCTGAGGCCGCCGCAGCCGCTCTCGCAGGATCTGCTCGGCTCGGTGGTGACGGAGCTGGGCGCGAAGGTGACCGAGGTGCGCATCGACGATCTGCGCGATGACATCTACACGGGCCGCGTCTTCCTCGAGCAGGGCAAGCGCAAGGTGACGCTGGACGCGAGGCCCTCGGACTCCATCGCCATGGCGCTGGATGGCGAGGCGCGCATCATGGTGACGCGCAAGGTGCTGGATGAGGCCGGCATCAGCCGCGAGGAGATCGACGCGCTGCGCGAGGGCGGCCCGGGCGTGGGCGGCAGTGGCGACCCGAACCTGATGGACGAGCCGATGCCGATGGATCCGCACCACGGCCTGCCGCCGCCGGGCCTGGCTCCGAAGCTGGCGCCCGACAAGACGGACGAGATCAGCCTCTAG